The genomic interval TCGGCATCCGCAATATGTAGCCTTTGTGATGATTTTGCTTGGCTTTCTCCTGCAATGGCCCACGTTACTGACCTTGGTCATGTTTCCAATTCTTCTTCTCATGTACGGTCGACTGGCTGTTACTGAAGAAGAGGAGATGCGATCTCAATTTGGTGACGTGTACGACCTATACGCAAAAAGAACTCCTCGCTTTTTTCCGAATCTTTCCCCGTCATCTGGCACACCCAAAGACTAATCAGCATTGAATCATTGATGTGTATTTAAATCAATGAACCACATGAAAGGACACATCAATGAAAACGATTGAATTGACAGTAGAGGGCATGACATGCGGATCATGCGTAAAGCATGTCAAACAAGCATTGCAAGCTGTTCCTGGCGTGGTACATGTCGAGGTGGATCTATTAAGTGGCCGAGCCAGAGTACAGGGCGACTTGCAAGCAGGAAGTACCTCGCTTATCGCTGCTCTGGCCGAAGAAGACTACGTCGCGAACATCGCAACCGAGTCTTCTCCTGCGACTGCAACTACCAAGCCCGGGTGTACATCGCAGCCTAGAAACTCAGGTCGCTGCTGTTGCGGCTAACCTGAAAATTCACAATCACTTTGGAGTA from Limnohabitans curvus carries:
- a CDS encoding heavy-metal-associated domain-containing protein, which produces MKTIELTVEGMTCGSCVKHVKQALQAVPGVVHVEVDLLSGRARVQGDLQAGSTSLIAALAEEDYVANIATESSPATATTKPGCTSQPRNSGRCCCG